The following proteins are encoded in a genomic region of Candidatus Goldiibacteriota bacterium:
- a CDS encoding phenylalanine--tRNA ligase subunit beta → MLASYNWIKEYIDVNTPSEEFASKLYMSGLACEEIIEKKSEISNVVSAKILKIDKHPNADKLAYCDVTDGTQTYKVVCGAPNIKEGQIVPLARLGATLPGGVAIKRSKIRGIESEGMMCSGRELGFGDDHSGIMLLDEAKYPLGSEFSPVKPDTVFNFEITPNRPDLLCITGIARLASAVYKKPVKMPSWSLQDTYIDPKLDINSMLQVENQSPERCPRYAARIIKDVTVKDSPDWLKEKLISSGIRPINNIVDVTNFVLLELNQPLHAFDHAKLKGNKIIIRTAKKGEKITALDGKTYEPKETDLMIADSAEPAAIAGVMGGEHFSVTDSTTTIVLESAFFKPGSVRKTSRSLAIKSDSSYRFERGIDIDNTINAMNRAVNLIIETAGGKASFEIIDIYPVKTAPKEIKVRFETLGKITGIPFTPDTAEAVIKDLNFTVTAKDSVTMTVCVPGYRVDIEKEIDLIEDIAQIYGYDNIPMTMPLTRVTLGTSPELQQFISKARNTMASFGFSQAVNYSFMNKKLLKELKAEAYAHPSPAAIANPFNEEESHMKTTMIPDMIKNLIFNYNKENENVHLFEIANTFSRPLEGNYTQTPHLSAVSYGNIMEPSFSGKLLKTDLYYLKAAVSGLHALLNTDEMPIYTPDSYYPEFLEYSSGIFISGRRVGTIGGLKEEIAYDNKLKEKAYLLEINLEELYSLYKPVKRLTKLSVYPSVKRDLALLLKNEVPHSAVEDIIKDGRQSLIKSISLFDIYKGKQVPDGFKSLAYNIVFQSNKRTLSETEINKIMDTIINRLKKEINAELRS, encoded by the coding sequence CAATTGGATTAAAGAATATATAGATGTTAACACCCCTTCAGAAGAATTCGCTTCAAAATTATATATGTCCGGGCTTGCCTGCGAAGAAATTATAGAGAAAAAATCTGAAATTTCCAATGTAGTCTCCGCAAAGATACTTAAAATAGATAAACACCCTAACGCTGATAAACTGGCCTATTGTGACGTGACAGACGGCACGCAGACGTATAAAGTGGTATGCGGCGCTCCTAATATTAAAGAAGGCCAGATAGTGCCCCTTGCAAGGCTTGGCGCTACCCTGCCGGGCGGCGTTGCTATTAAACGAAGCAAAATCCGCGGGATTGAATCCGAAGGCATGATGTGTTCCGGCCGCGAACTTGGTTTTGGCGATGACCATTCAGGCATAATGCTTCTTGATGAAGCTAAATACCCGCTTGGCTCCGAATTTTCACCGGTTAAACCCGATACTGTTTTTAACTTTGAAATAACCCCCAACAGGCCTGACCTGCTGTGCATAACAGGAATTGCAAGGCTTGCGTCTGCCGTATATAAAAAACCCGTTAAGATGCCGTCCTGGTCCCTGCAGGATACATACATTGACCCAAAGCTTGATATCAATTCAATGCTTCAGGTTGAAAATCAGTCGCCTGAACGATGCCCGCGTTACGCCGCCAGAATAATAAAGGACGTAACCGTGAAAGATTCCCCTGACTGGCTTAAAGAAAAACTTATTTCATCCGGCATACGCCCCATTAACAACATTGTGGACGTCACCAATTTTGTCCTGCTGGAATTAAACCAGCCGCTTCACGCTTTTGACCACGCAAAACTTAAGGGCAATAAGATAATAATACGTACGGCAAAAAAGGGCGAAAAAATAACGGCGCTTGACGGCAAAACATACGAACCCAAAGAAACAGATTTAATGATTGCCGATTCCGCGGAACCGGCGGCCATAGCCGGCGTAATGGGCGGCGAGCATTTTTCCGTTACAGATTCAACAACAACAATTGTACTTGAATCGGCTTTCTTTAAACCAGGTTCTGTCAGAAAGACCTCGCGAAGCCTTGCCATTAAGTCAGATTCTTCTTACCGTTTTGAACGCGGCATTGATATTGACAACACCATAAACGCCATGAACCGCGCGGTTAACCTTATTATAGAAACAGCAGGCGGAAAAGCGTCTTTTGAAATAATAGATATCTACCCCGTTAAAACCGCGCCCAAAGAAATAAAGGTGCGTTTTGAAACACTTGGCAAAATAACAGGCATCCCCTTCACTCCGGACACCGCGGAGGCTGTAATTAAAGACCTTAATTTTACCGTCACCGCCAAAGACAGCGTTACAATGACAGTTTGCGTCCCGGGTTACAGGGTTGATATAGAAAAAGAAATTGACTTAATAGAAGATATCGCCCAGATATACGGCTATGATAACATTCCCATGACCATGCCTTTAACGCGCGTGACGCTGGGCACAAGCCCCGAATTGCAGCAGTTTATAAGCAAAGCCCGCAATACAATGGCTTCATTTGGTTTTTCTCAGGCGGTTAATTACAGTTTCATGAATAAAAAACTTTTAAAGGAACTTAAAGCAGAGGCCTATGCGCACCCTTCCCCTGCGGCAATTGCCAACCCTTTTAACGAAGAAGAATCGCATATGAAAACCACCATGATACCGGACATGATAAAAAACCTTATTTTTAATTACAATAAAGAAAACGAAAATGTTCACCTTTTTGAAATTGCAAACACTTTTTCGCGCCCCCTTGAAGGCAATTACACCCAGACCCCTCATTTAAGCGCCGTTTCATACGGCAATATAATGGAGCCGTCATTCAGCGGCAAGCTGCTGAAAACCGACCTTTATTATCTTAAAGCGGCTGTTTCAGGGCTGCATGCCCTTCTTAATACGGACGAAATGCCAATATACACGCCGGATTCATACTATCCGGAGTTTCTGGAATACTCTTCCGGCATCTTCATTTCCGGCAGGCGCGTGGGTACAATCGGCGGATTAAAAGAAGAAATAGCTTATGACAACAAACTTAAAGAGAAAGCCTATCTGCTGGAAATAAATCTTGAAGAATTGTATTCACTTTATAAACCCGTAAAGCGACTGACAAAGCTTTCGGTTTATCCTTCGGTTAAAAGGGATCTTGCCCTTTTATTAAAAAACGAAGTGCCGCACTCTGCCGTGGAAGATATTATTAAAGACGGCCGGCAGTCGCTTATAAAATCCATAAGCCTTTTTGACATATATAAAGGCAAACAGGTGCCCGACGGTTTTAAAAGCCTTGCTTACAATATAGTTTTTCAGTCAAACAAAAGGACTTTATCCGAAACCGAAATTAACAAAATCATGGATACCATAATTAACAGGCTTAAGAAAGAAATAAACGCGGAGCTGAGGTCATAA